A window of the Nisaea acidiphila genome harbors these coding sequences:
- a CDS encoding DUF4159 domain-containing protein has translation MLSLGPLAFAAPWLLAGLIVLPAIWLLIRITPPAPRTVAFPAIRLLYGLQSPEETPDRTPWWLLLLRLLFATLVILALAQPLIGAKQDLEGDGTVVIVVDNGWASAPGWPDRKAAALDLIERAGRAGREVAVFPTALSESAALERGGLMAPEDARTFVNGLAPQPWASVPAVAAEHIEAASIQRPASIFWLADGVEDAEDAALAERLIRFGGLTIYEGGEPPMALTARIGEGNALTARVTRLGAGAQQIVNIRAAATDGRVLTRAIATFAEGEPAAEVDVELPLELRNELARLELEDLPGAASVALLDESFRRRPVGLVAGSGFAESQPLLEEMFFLDRALAPFSEVSRGTMSDFLERDISVIALPDTGLLPPGEKQRLFDWVEKGGTLIRFAGPRLAAASLENRGLGESELLPVRLRGGDRSLGGVLSWSEPAALAPFEGETPFADLPDYDNVLIYKQVLAEPSIELADRTWASLVDGTPIVTAKAVGDGRIVLFHTTANTDWSDLSLSGAFVEMLRRIVAVSAGVGERAGEGAVPPVETLDGFGELGQPPASARSLSFVKGEAAEVDFEHPPGYYGSELSRTAVNLGPEAAKMQPLATVPAGAERVSYGGGDELDLAPWALTAAVILLLLDFIVTLVMCGLVPGVGNARVRETAAMLLLAAGLAAVPLAASAQSTGFDPSSMSEEDRWIMRAALATRLAYVLTGDPAVDEISRSGLSSLSEVLTQRTAVEPLEPMAVDVEVDELSLFPLLYWPITSAQSELTPNGVARLNLYMRNGGTLFFDTRDRIDSGSGAGPGLQRLRELTRELDVPALAPVPENHVLTKAFYLLESFPGRYEGGKLYVQQGEGDGTSEVSPVIVGSHDWAAAWAKDDAGFYQYAVVPGGELQREMAFRSGVNLVMYMLTGNYKADQVHVPAILERLGQ, from the coding sequence ATGCTGAGTCTCGGCCCGCTCGCCTTCGCCGCGCCCTGGCTGCTCGCCGGCCTGATCGTGCTGCCGGCGATCTGGCTCCTGATCCGGATCACGCCGCCGGCCCCGCGCACTGTCGCCTTCCCGGCGATCCGGCTGCTCTACGGGCTGCAATCCCCGGAAGAGACCCCGGACCGCACGCCCTGGTGGCTGCTGTTGCTGCGCCTGCTGTTCGCGACTTTGGTCATCCTCGCCCTCGCGCAGCCGCTGATCGGGGCCAAGCAGGATCTTGAGGGCGACGGTACGGTGGTGATCGTGGTGGATAACGGCTGGGCCTCCGCGCCCGGCTGGCCGGACCGCAAGGCGGCGGCGCTCGATCTGATCGAACGGGCCGGCCGGGCGGGACGCGAGGTCGCGGTCTTTCCGACCGCGCTGTCGGAATCGGCGGCTCTGGAACGCGGCGGCCTGATGGCGCCGGAGGATGCCCGCACTTTCGTCAATGGGCTTGCCCCGCAACCCTGGGCCAGCGTCCCGGCCGTCGCGGCGGAGCACATCGAGGCAGCGTCGATCCAGCGCCCGGCCTCGATCTTCTGGCTCGCCGACGGGGTCGAGGATGCGGAGGACGCGGCGCTTGCCGAGCGGCTGATCCGCTTCGGCGGCCTGACGATCTACGAGGGCGGAGAGCCGCCGATGGCGCTCACCGCGCGGATCGGCGAGGGCAATGCGCTGACCGCCCGGGTGACGCGGCTCGGCGCGGGCGCGCAGCAGATCGTCAATATCCGCGCGGCTGCCACGGACGGACGGGTGCTGACCCGCGCGATCGCCACCTTCGCGGAAGGCGAACCCGCGGCGGAAGTGGATGTGGAGCTGCCGCTGGAGCTCCGCAACGAGCTGGCGCGCCTGGAACTGGAAGATCTTCCGGGGGCCGCCTCCGTCGCCCTACTGGATGAAAGCTTTCGGCGCCGGCCGGTCGGCCTCGTCGCGGGATCCGGCTTCGCGGAATCCCAGCCGCTGCTGGAGGAAATGTTCTTCCTCGACCGGGCGTTGGCGCCTTTCAGCGAGGTCAGCCGCGGCACCATGTCCGATTTCCTGGAGCGCGACATCTCGGTGATCGCGCTGCCCGATACCGGCTTGCTGCCGCCGGGCGAGAAACAGCGGCTATTCGACTGGGTGGAGAAGGGCGGCACGCTGATCCGCTTCGCCGGTCCGCGCCTTGCCGCGGCCAGCCTGGAAAATCGCGGCCTCGGCGAGTCCGAGCTGCTGCCGGTGCGCCTGCGCGGCGGCGACCGCTCGCTCGGCGGCGTGCTTTCCTGGTCGGAGCCGGCCGCGCTCGCGCCGTTCGAGGGCGAGACGCCTTTCGCCGACCTGCCGGATTACGACAATGTGCTGATTTACAAGCAGGTCCTCGCCGAGCCGTCGATCGAGCTTGCGGACCGGACCTGGGCCAGCCTTGTCGACGGCACGCCGATCGTCACCGCGAAGGCGGTGGGCGACGGGCGAATCGTGCTGTTCCACACCACGGCGAACACCGACTGGAGCGACCTTTCGCTCTCCGGCGCCTTCGTCGAGATGCTCCGCCGCATCGTCGCGGTCAGCGCCGGCGTCGGCGAACGGGCGGGTGAGGGCGCGGTGCCGCCGGTGGAGACGCTCGACGGCTTCGGTGAGCTCGGTCAGCCGCCGGCAAGTGCCCGCTCGCTCTCCTTCGTGAAGGGCGAGGCGGCGGAAGTCGATTTCGAGCATCCGCCGGGCTATTACGGCAGCGAACTGTCGCGCACGGCGGTCAATCTCGGGCCGGAGGCGGCGAAGATGCAGCCGCTCGCAACCGTGCCGGCCGGTGCGGAGCGGGTGAGTTACGGCGGCGGCGACGAACTGGACCTCGCCCCCTGGGCGTTGACGGCGGCGGTCATCCTGCTGCTGCTGGATTTCATCGTCACACTGGTGATGTGCGGACTGGTGCCCGGTGTCGGCAATGCGCGGGTGCGGGAGACGGCGGCGATGCTGCTGCTAGCGGCGGGCCTTGCGGCCGTGCCGCTCGCGGCCTCGGCCCAGAGCACGGGCTTCGATCCCTCCTCCATGAGCGAAGAGGACCGCTGGATCATGCGGGCGGCGCTGGCGACACGGCTCGCCTATGTCCTGACCGGCGACCCGGCGGTCGACGAGATCAGCCGCTCAGGTCTCAGCAGCCTCAGCGAGGTGCTGACCCAGCGCACGGCGGTGGAACCGCTGGAGCCCATGGCCGTCGATGTCGAGGTGGACGAGCTCTCGCTCTTCCCGCTGCTCTACTGGCCGATCACCTCGGCCCAGTCGGAGCTGACGCCGAACGGGGTGGCGCGGCTCAATCTCTATATGCGCAACGGCGGCACGCTGTTCTTCGATACCCGCGACCGGATCGATTCCGGCAGCGGCGCCGGTCCCGGCCTGCAGCGCCTGCGCGAGCTGACGCGCGAACTGGACGTTCCGGCGCTCGCCCCGGTGCCGGAGAACCATGTCCTGACCAAGGCCTTCTACCTGCTGGAGAGCTTCCCGGGCCGCTACGAGGGTGGAAAGCTCTATGTGCAGCAGGGCGAGGGGGACGGCACGAGCGAGGTCTCGCCGGTGATCGTCGGCAGCCATGACTGGGCCGCCGCCTGGGCCAAGGACGATGCCGGCTTCTACCAGTATGCGGTCGTGCCCGGCGGTGAGCTGCAGCGCGAGATGGCGTTCCGTTCCGGGGTCAATCTCGTGATGTACATGCTGACCGGCAATTACAAGGCCGACCAGGTGCATGTCCCGGCGATCCTCGAAAGGTTGGGCCAATGA